One genomic window of Pseudanabaena sp. FACHB-2040 includes the following:
- a CDS encoding EAL domain-containing protein translates to MSSNSGRVILKVLWVLLLSLQGITLAAALSWLFLPQSQAAFAGVGLGHAIAASSICQVILGQILYRRYLNRLDPTHAAEDTPQHQPLDLTIQTAHHQIAQNQTQLADILNNTLACIAQYRLYPDNRFTYDFWSEGAESVFGFSAQAFRANPRLWFSRVLPEDIEAVVKPVWDVIKAGKTSYIEYRFCHQDGSLRWIASAATARWDEQAGCWVCTVIDTDISDRKALEIAVRHSQAQLSAILDDASTGIASFRLYADRTWEYDYSSAGHAHVFGFSRQELHADKTLWYSRVWPEDQAMLTGPLFEDLFQERACNVEFRFRHKNGSWRWISGSYTSRRDREADCWVIVNVSQDITARKQAEESLRCFERVFSATTDAIALVDRNFNFQLANQAYLDRFHLQPEEIIGHPAQEIIGEAVFKSTSERLKRCLAGEDLRFELWFEHPAVGREFNSVTYSPYRELDGTVSGVVVSIRNLTELRLAQEALWESEARFRLVAENMNDLVCLHDREGTFLYVSPSCRMLLGYEPEELVGTSPYDLIHREECDRVRETIHQPALQDVDSSITYRVRRKTGEYIWLETLTSSILNDTGQVIQIQTASRDVTEKIEIQNQLKYEALHDALTGLPNRNLLMERLALALERLQRQADFNFAVLFLDLDRFKVINDSLGHQVGDDLLLGIAQKLSALVRTVDLAARLSGDEFVVLLEDIEGVGDAVRIAERVLHDLQQPFTLQGREVFVSTSIGIVIGSPRYQQGDELLRDADIAMYRAKANGKACYAIFDPQMHLQVLREMDLENALRLALEQQQFILHYQPVVSLKTGRVESFEALVRWHHPQQGLIYPGEFIPLAEETGLIVPLGNWILREACRQLSLWQAQHPLAKALTLSINLSPRQLKDPNLVTELEAVLMATAISPQCLTLEITENVLIEDIEHTINVLAAIRAHGVGLSIDDFGTGYSSLSYLHRFPFTALKIDQSFVSQLGQQRENPGIVRTMVALADSLGLNAIAEGIETDHQLTFLQDLHCECGQGYLFSRPLTTPQVEALLAAELHLPPKPAG, encoded by the coding sequence ATGTCGTCAAATTCAGGGCGGGTCATTCTTAAGGTGCTTTGGGTACTGCTGCTGAGCCTGCAAGGGATCACCCTAGCAGCTGCCTTGAGCTGGCTTTTTCTGCCCCAGAGCCAGGCTGCTTTTGCTGGGGTTGGGCTGGGCCATGCGATCGCAGCTTCTTCAATCTGCCAGGTCATCTTAGGGCAAATTCTTTACCGCAGGTACCTCAATCGCTTAGACCCCACCCACGCCGCTGAGGACACTCCCCAGCACCAGCCGCTGGATTTGACGATACAGACCGCTCACCATCAAATTGCCCAAAATCAAACCCAACTGGCCGATATCCTCAATAACACTCTGGCCTGCATTGCTCAGTACCGACTTTATCCCGATAACCGCTTTACCTATGATTTTTGGTCAGAAGGGGCAGAGTCCGTTTTTGGCTTTTCGGCTCAGGCGTTTAGGGCTAACCCCCGGCTCTGGTTTTCTCGGGTGCTGCCAGAAGACATCGAAGCCGTCGTCAAACCGGTGTGGGATGTCATCAAAGCCGGGAAAACAAGCTACATAGAGTACCGGTTTTGCCATCAAGACGGGTCGCTGCGGTGGATCGCCAGCGCAGCAACCGCCCGATGGGACGAGCAGGCAGGCTGCTGGGTGTGTACCGTAATCGATACTGATATTAGCGATCGCAAAGCCCTAGAGATAGCGGTGCGCCATTCCCAGGCCCAGCTCAGCGCTATCTTGGACGACGCCAGCACCGGCATTGCCAGCTTCCGGCTCTACGCCGACCGCACCTGGGAATATGACTACTCCTCCGCTGGCCATGCCCACGTTTTTGGGTTTAGCCGCCAGGAGCTACATGCAGATAAAACCCTCTGGTATTCCCGAGTGTGGCCAGAGGATCAGGCTATGCTGACTGGCCCCCTGTTTGAGGATCTGTTCCAGGAACGCGCCTGCAACGTCGAATTTCGCTTTCGCCACAAAAACGGCTCTTGGCGCTGGATCTCCGGCAGCTACACCTCTCGGCGAGATCGCGAGGCTGACTGCTGGGTGATTGTCAATGTCAGTCAAGACATTACTGCGCGTAAACAGGCTGAAGAGAGCCTACGCTGCTTTGAGCGGGTTTTTTCGGCCACCACAGATGCCATCGCCCTGGTTGATCGAAACTTTAACTTCCAGTTAGCGAACCAAGCTTACCTAGACCGTTTCCATCTCCAGCCTGAGGAAATCATAGGCCACCCAGCTCAAGAAATTATTGGGGAGGCTGTGTTTAAAAGCACATCTGAGCGGCTTAAGCGCTGTCTAGCGGGGGAAGACCTGCGGTTTGAGCTGTGGTTTGAGCACCCTGCTGTCGGTCGAGAATTTAACAGCGTTACCTACTCGCCCTACCGCGAGCTAGATGGCACAGTTTCAGGAGTGGTCGTCAGCATTCGCAACCTGACTGAACTCAGACTGGCCCAAGAGGCTCTGTGGGAGAGCGAGGCCCGCTTTCGCCTGGTGGCTGAAAACATGAACGATTTGGTGTGTCTGCACGATCGCGAGGGCACCTTTCTCTACGTCAGCCCCTCCTGCCGAATGCTTTTAGGTTACGAGCCTGAGGAACTGGTGGGCACTAGCCCCTATGACTTGATTCATCGAGAGGAGTGCGATCGCGTTCGAGAAACCATTCATCAGCCAGCTCTACAGGACGTTGATTCTTCTATTACCTATCGCGTCCGCCGCAAAACTGGAGAATACATTTGGCTAGAAACCCTGACCAGCTCTATCCTGAACGACACCGGCCAAGTCATTCAGATTCAAACTGCTTCCCGCGACGTCACCGAGAAAATTGAAATTCAGAACCAGCTAAAGTACGAAGCTTTGCACGATGCCCTCACAGGACTGCCCAATCGCAACTTGCTGATGGAGCGGTTAGCGCTGGCCCTAGAGCGTCTGCAGCGCCAGGCCGACTTCAATTTTGCTGTGCTGTTTCTCGATCTAGACCGCTTTAAGGTGATTAACGACAGTTTGGGGCATCAGGTAGGAGATGACCTACTATTGGGAATTGCCCAAAAGCTCTCAGCTCTAGTGCGAACCGTTGATTTGGCAGCTCGCCTTAGTGGCGACGAGTTTGTGGTGTTGCTAGAAGACATTGAAGGCGTTGGCGATGCTGTGCGAATTGCCGAGCGGGTTTTGCACGATCTTCAGCAGCCCTTTACGCTGCAGGGTCGAGAGGTCTTTGTCAGCACCAGTATCGGCATCGTTATCGGTTCGCCCCGTTACCAGCAGGGCGACGAGCTGCTGCGAGACGCCGATATTGCCATGTACCGCGCTAAAGCAAACGGCAAAGCCTGCTACGCCATTTTCGACCCTCAAATGCATCTGCAGGTGCTGCGTGAAATGGATTTAGAAAACGCCCTGCGCTTGGCCCTAGAGCAGCAGCAGTTCATCCTTCACTACCAGCCGGTCGTTTCGCTCAAAACGGGTCGTGTCGAGAGCTTTGAGGCCCTAGTCAGATGGCACCATCCTCAACAGGGCCTGATTTACCCTGGAGAGTTTATTCCCCTAGCTGAAGAAACGGGTCTGATTGTGCCCCTAGGCAACTGGATTCTCCGGGAAGCCTGCCGCCAACTCAGCCTCTGGCAGGCTCAACATCCCCTAGCCAAAGCTCTGACGCTGAGCATTAATCTCTCTCCTCGCCAGCTAAAAGACCCCAATCTGGTCACTGAACTGGAGGCTGTTTTGATGGCTACCGCTATCTCGCCCCAGTGCCTAACTTTAGAGATCACCGAAAACGTTTTAATTGAGGACATTGAGCACACTATCAACGTGCTGGCGGCAATCCGCGCTCATGGGGTCGGCCTGAGCATTGATGATTTTGGCACTGGCTACTCCTCCTTAAGCTACCTGCACCGCTTCCCCTTCACGGCACTCAAGATCGATCAGTCTTTCGTGTCTCAACTGGGCCAACAGCGGGAAAACCCCGGTATTGTCAGAACCATGGTGGCTCTGGCCGACAGCCTGGGGCTTAATGCGATCGCAGAAGGCATCGAAACCGATCACCAGCTCACCTTTCTCCAGGATCTTCACTGTGAATGCGGTCAGGGCTACCTGTTCAGCCGCCCGCTCACCACTCCTCAAGTTGAAGCGCTGCTGGCCGCAGAACTTCACTTGCCGCCTAAACCTGCTGGTTGA
- a CDS encoding tetratricopeptide repeat protein, translated as MTKTRTITTLLSLTLLLGLAPAGALAQAEPASEPVEGQSEEPAVSPPVVAPNPVEAYNRGVELFQSGNLEAALVSFDEAIAANPSYAEAYVYRGLVYARQQDYTTAISNLDRAIQLNPSYATAYFMRGITYYNMGNREAASADFNTAVQLDPDSVETYLYRGLADSDAGNTDLAIEDFTEAINRNPDSVDAYILRGFAYEKVGAHEDAVADFSRAIELNNSRPAAYMGRGVGYYHLGLLEPALDDLNRAISLNPNGASAYLNRSYIYVQQNRLGRALEDLNRAIELNPRLSEAYMNRGIVRANQRDFAGAERDFARTLELNPERADAYKQRGDARMSTGDELGAISDYSEAIFIDANYAEAYKARGDARLAIGDTPGAIADYSQAIDIRPNYLDAFSARGRAYVQTGQSQFAYSDLTQVILNDPRTLSPDVYFHRGMAQATLGESLGARQDLQQAADLYLRVGDAAGYRAALEELGQL; from the coding sequence ATGACCAAGACTCGTACCATAACAACCTTGCTGAGCCTGACGCTGCTGTTAGGATTGGCTCCAGCGGGGGCTCTGGCTCAGGCTGAACCGGCTTCCGAACCCGTTGAGGGTCAGTCGGAGGAGCCAGCCGTTTCGCCGCCAGTCGTGGCTCCCAATCCGGTGGAGGCTTACAACCGAGGCGTGGAGTTGTTTCAAAGCGGCAACCTAGAAGCAGCTCTAGTTAGCTTTGACGAAGCCATCGCTGCCAACCCCAGCTACGCTGAAGCTTATGTCTATCGGGGTCTGGTCTACGCCCGACAGCAAGACTACACAACAGCAATTTCCAACCTAGACCGAGCGATTCAGCTCAACCCGAGCTACGCAACTGCCTACTTCATGCGGGGCATTACCTACTACAACATGGGTAACCGCGAGGCCGCCTCGGCGGATTTTAATACTGCCGTTCAGCTCGATCCAGACTCGGTTGAAACCTATCTGTATCGAGGTTTGGCAGACTCTGACGCAGGCAATACGGATCTGGCCATTGAAGACTTTACTGAGGCCATAAACCGCAACCCAGACTCGGTCGATGCCTATATCTTGCGTGGTTTTGCCTACGAGAAAGTCGGGGCCCACGAGGATGCCGTAGCCGATTTTAGTCGGGCCATCGAACTCAACAACAGCCGCCCTGCTGCTTACATGGGTAGGGGTGTGGGCTATTACCACCTAGGCCTGCTAGAGCCAGCCCTAGACGATCTGAATCGGGCTATTAGCCTCAATCCTAATGGGGCTAGCGCCTATCTCAATCGCAGCTACATCTACGTGCAGCAGAACCGGCTTGGCCGAGCCCTTGAGGATTTGAACCGAGCGATTGAGCTCAACCCCAGACTATCCGAGGCTTACATGAACCGGGGCATTGTGCGAGCCAACCAGCGAGATTTTGCTGGAGCTGAGCGAGACTTTGCCCGTACCCTAGAACTCAACCCAGAACGAGCCGATGCCTACAAGCAACGAGGCGATGCCCGGATGTCTACGGGGGACGAGTTGGGGGCGATCTCTGACTACAGTGAGGCCATTTTTATCGATGCTAACTATGCTGAAGCCTACAAAGCTCGGGGCGATGCTCGATTAGCAATTGGCGATACGCCGGGTGCGATCGCAGATTACAGTCAGGCCATCGATATCCGACCCAACTATCTAGATGCGTTTTCAGCCCGAGGGCGCGCCTATGTCCAAACGGGGCAGTCTCAATTTGCCTACAGCGATCTGACCCAGGTAATCTTGAACGACCCCCGCACCCTCAGCCCTGATGTCTACTTCCACCGGGGCATGGCTCAAGCCACCCTAGGTGAGAGCTTAGGGGCCAGGCAGGACCTACAGCAGGCCGCTGATCTCTATCTGAGAGTGGGCGATGCCGCAGGCTATCGAGCGGCACTTGAGGAGCTCGGACAGCTATAG
- a CDS encoding DUF3122 domain-containing protein: MAHFWLGGKPLQRWLVGLLLALVLVWAAPAAAATHTYHERPGQTTYRSQQSLRDRTDRAWQATLFKRFIGGELQGIYLRLVGFPGMTQVAAQQPLQISTGTGLAWQAASSLDPQTQNLPDNVGQYDLQPVLADLKGAIPLELVVPLRRGEAHLAVAPFVVEEWRSLRDQAETP, translated from the coding sequence ATGGCTCATTTTTGGTTAGGCGGCAAGCCCTTGCAGCGGTGGCTGGTTGGCTTGCTGCTGGCCCTGGTGCTGGTCTGGGCCGCGCCTGCTGCAGCGGCCACACATACCTACCATGAACGCCCCGGACAGACGACCTACCGTTCTCAACAGAGCTTGCGCGATCGCACTGATCGCGCCTGGCAGGCAACCCTGTTTAAGCGTTTTATAGGCGGCGAGCTGCAGGGAATCTACCTGCGACTGGTGGGTTTTCCGGGGATGACCCAGGTTGCTGCCCAGCAGCCGCTGCAGATTAGCACCGGCACTGGGCTAGCGTGGCAGGCTGCGTCCTCCTTAGATCCGCAAACCCAAAATCTGCCAGATAATGTTGGTCAATATGACCTTCAGCCAGTTCTGGCCGATCTGAAAGGGGCTATTCCTCTAGAACTCGTCGTGCCGCTACGTCGGGGCGAAGCCCATTTAGCGGTTGCTCCCTTCGTTGTTGAAGAATGGCGCAGCCTAAGAGATCAGGCAGAGACCCCTTAA
- a CDS encoding lectin-like protein, producing the protein MTTLINQLTSAISLEEGTATNIAPSLDLADGIGDLTGATVKIASASGSAQGNLSIKEQGSQTQGNVPGTLIQWSYDDSQKVLTLTGNASEADYEAALRQVVYINTSGTGSKSVEISISKAGLDPLSGAYYEYVVGSGLTWADARNAAAARNFVGTSGYLATITSQNEQNFVQGLIQGNAWIGASDVDAEGQWRWVTGPESGTLFWQGNQSGSVTASGFSNWFITEPNNAAPDPGDDFALMAGPGIPILLGQWYDEPNSGGGGPYAQAGYLVDYGAGFISTGTLTLTIAPDTPPVTPPDLPPVTPPATLLPVIRDEIFNFEQFAKFGGFTNLAIPPFPSATGGLLNTQFFNEERYLLTHLDVAIAVQNGQFTNGFDHFTQFGRQEGRDFLSVSAQGSLEVSLFFDEVRYLRNNQDIASAVQTGQFANGFDHFRQVGWLEGRDFTSVFNERFYLETNQDVALAVASSAFKSGFQHFAMHGHRELRNPSQLFNQQDYLTRYSDVQAAVAAGTFSSAFEHWSEVGVNESRSPQLMLFQESFYLAQYTDVRNAVQAGLFGSGYEHYVTLGAKEGRNPSAVFDESGYLALNPDVGALVQAGGLVSGLSHYVLFGRSEGRAIAAVAA; encoded by the coding sequence ATGACAACCCTTATCAATCAACTAACTAGCGCAATTTCTCTTGAAGAGGGCACTGCCACCAATATTGCACCGAGTCTAGACCTGGCTGATGGAATTGGCGATCTCACAGGTGCCACAGTCAAAATTGCTTCTGCCTCAGGTTCTGCCCAAGGTAATCTCAGTATAAAAGAGCAAGGCAGCCAAACTCAGGGCAACGTTCCTGGAACCTTGATTCAGTGGAGCTACGACGATAGCCAAAAAGTCTTAACGCTTACCGGTAATGCTTCTGAAGCAGATTACGAAGCAGCTCTGCGGCAAGTTGTTTACATCAACACCAGCGGAACCGGCTCAAAATCAGTTGAAATCTCGATCAGCAAAGCAGGCTTAGACCCTTTAAGCGGAGCCTATTACGAATATGTTGTTGGGAGCGGACTTACCTGGGCAGATGCTCGTAATGCCGCTGCTGCGCGCAACTTCGTGGGGACCAGTGGATATCTAGCAACGATTACCTCTCAAAATGAACAGAACTTTGTCCAGGGGCTGATTCAAGGTAACGCCTGGATTGGGGCCAGTGATGTTGACGCAGAAGGACAGTGGCGATGGGTTACCGGCCCTGAATCTGGCACTCTGTTTTGGCAGGGTAATCAAAGTGGCAGCGTAACTGCGTCAGGCTTTTCCAACTGGTTTATCACTGAGCCTAACAACGCAGCGCCTGATCCGGGCGACGATTTCGCTTTGATGGCTGGGCCAGGAATTCCAATTTTGCTGGGCCAATGGTATGACGAGCCCAACAGTGGCGGCGGTGGCCCCTATGCTCAGGCTGGCTACCTCGTTGATTACGGGGCAGGATTCATTAGTACCGGGACACTGACACTGACCATCGCCCCTGATACGCCCCCTGTAACGCCTCCTGACCTCCCCCCTGTGACGCCTCCCGCCACGCTTTTGCCAGTCATCAGGGATGAGATTTTTAACTTTGAACAGTTTGCTAAATTTGGCGGCTTTACTAATCTTGCAATTCCACCCTTTCCATCGGCAACAGGGGGCCTACTAAATACCCAATTCTTCAATGAAGAGCGTTACCTGCTGACTCACCTGGACGTAGCTATCGCTGTGCAAAACGGTCAATTCACCAATGGCTTTGACCATTTCACTCAGTTTGGACGCCAGGAAGGGCGCGACTTTCTGAGTGTTTCTGCTCAAGGTAGCTTGGAAGTTTCGCTCTTTTTTGATGAAGTTCGCTACCTACGCAACAACCAAGACATCGCCAGTGCTGTGCAAACCGGCCAGTTTGCAAATGGGTTTGATCACTTTAGGCAGGTTGGTTGGTTGGAGGGACGAGACTTTACTAGCGTTTTCAACGAGCGCTTTTATCTAGAAACCAACCAGGATGTCGCTTTGGCTGTTGCCAGCAGTGCCTTCAAGAGCGGCTTTCAACACTTTGCCATGCATGGTCATCGGGAGCTACGCAACCCCAGCCAGCTATTCAATCAGCAGGACTACTTAACGCGCTACTCGGATGTGCAGGCTGCTGTCGCTGCGGGTACCTTTAGCAGCGCCTTTGAGCACTGGAGCGAGGTAGGTGTAAATGAGTCGCGCTCGCCCCAGCTCATGCTCTTCCAGGAAAGCTTTTACCTGGCACAATACACTGATGTGCGAAATGCTGTGCAAGCTGGCTTGTTTGGCAGCGGCTATGAGCACTACGTAACCCTAGGAGCTAAGGAAGGCCGCAACCCGAGCGCTGTCTTCGATGAGAGCGGGTATCTTGCACTCAATCCTGATGTAGGGGCACTGGTACAAGCTGGAGGATTAGTCAGTGGTCTATCCCACTATGTCCTCTTCGGCCGTTCTGAAGGTCGTGCGATCGCAGCCGTCGCAGCATAA
- the rpmA gene encoding 50S ribosomal protein L27, with amino-acid sequence MAHKKGTGSTRNGRDSNAKRLGVKKYGGEAVKAGNILVRQRGTKLHPGNNVGRGSDDTLFALVDGIVTFERKGKNGKKVSVYGAAAAETANETATATATA; translated from the coding sequence ATGGCTCATAAGAAAGGAACAGGCAGCACACGGAACGGTCGCGACTCAAATGCTAAGCGTTTGGGCGTGAAGAAGTACGGTGGCGAAGCTGTAAAGGCAGGCAATATTCTGGTTCGTCAGCGGGGCACTAAACTGCACCCTGGTAACAACGTCGGTCGAGGCAGCGACGATACCCTTTTTGCCCTGGTTGACGGCATTGTTACCTTTGAGCGTAAAGGTAAGAACGGCAAGAAGGTCAGTGTTTACGGTGCAGCTGCAGCTGAAACTGCAAATGAAACGGCAACTGCAACCGCAACGGCCTAA
- the rplU gene encoding 50S ribosomal protein L21, which produces MTYAIIETGGKQILVEPGRFYDVDRLAIGEDEQITLDRVLFINNDGEAHVGQPVVEGATITATVMRHLRGRKIIVYKMKPKKKTRKKRGHRQELTRLMVDAINLNGTAIAEAADASASSQATVDTASTTTGAAEEE; this is translated from the coding sequence ATGACATACGCAATTATTGAAACCGGCGGCAAGCAAATCCTAGTAGAGCCAGGTCGTTTCTACGACGTTGATCGTCTGGCGATCGGCGAAGATGAGCAGATCACGCTTGATCGAGTTCTGTTTATCAACAACGACGGTGAAGCCCACGTCGGTCAACCCGTTGTTGAGGGCGCAACCATCACTGCAACCGTGATGCGTCATCTACGGGGACGCAAGATCATCGTTTACAAGATGAAGCCCAAAAAGAAAACCCGCAAGAAGCGGGGGCACCGCCAGGAACTAACCCGACTGATGGTAGATGCAATCAACTTGAATGGCACAGCCATTGCTGAAGCAGCTGATGCATCCGCTTCTAGTCAGGCAACAGTAGATACGGCTTCAACTACTACAGGTGCTGCTGAAGAGGAATAA
- a CDS encoding GDSL-type esterase/lipase family protein, whose translation MGLPWEGENMADVCLMAAQILADCMSDPGQKPMIHREPVEAVAMRPTIAPPRPASVAASSAPMTAPPAPFARPAPCEAGPVGKGGCVAASSGVGFVSAQAMAETAATADITQTAPARTAARPQPLIPMLPRFSRPTSVHPAVAISETHLWMPRPQNGTQLYSQRRAALRSGQLFTRISPGAFREQWEAATSQPTHQQWQDLLAQEARAVTAGQGGNRLTVVVGDSLSLWLPSEALPRDRFWLNQSISGETTAQILQRLPAFASTRPDTIYVMAGVNDLKNGASNAEVVNNLRLITQRLRQQHPEARIVVHSILPTRLANISSARVRLLNQLIGYAVRHQDGEFLDLQPQFTDTQGNLSQDLTTDGLHLNPQGYRVWQMTMLAI comes from the coding sequence ATGGGTCTTCCTTGGGAAGGAGAAAATATGGCCGATGTGTGCTTGATGGCAGCTCAGATACTGGCGGACTGCATGAGCGATCCTGGGCAGAAACCCATGATTCACCGTGAACCTGTAGAAGCGGTGGCTATGCGGCCTACCATTGCCCCGCCCCGCCCTGCCAGCGTGGCAGCCTCTTCGGCTCCCATGACAGCACCCCCGGCTCCTTTTGCTCGGCCAGCTCCCTGTGAAGCGGGGCCGGTTGGAAAGGGGGGATGTGTAGCGGCATCCTCTGGCGTCGGTTTCGTTTCTGCGCAGGCGATGGCGGAAACAGCGGCAACTGCCGATATCACCCAAACGGCTCCGGCCCGTACGGCTGCTCGGCCCCAGCCTTTGATTCCCATGCTGCCCCGATTTAGCCGCCCGACGTCAGTTCATCCGGCGGTTGCCATCAGCGAAACCCATCTGTGGATGCCTCGGCCCCAGAATGGGACTCAGCTTTATTCTCAGCGGCGAGCTGCTCTACGGTCTGGACAGCTATTTACTCGTATTTCACCTGGGGCCTTCCGGGAGCAGTGGGAGGCGGCAACGAGTCAGCCAACCCACCAGCAGTGGCAGGATCTCCTGGCCCAAGAGGCGCGGGCCGTGACGGCAGGGCAAGGCGGTAACCGGCTTACCGTTGTGGTGGGGGATTCGCTTAGCCTGTGGCTACCTTCGGAGGCGCTGCCGCGCGATCGCTTCTGGCTCAATCAAAGTATTTCTGGAGAGACGACTGCTCAGATTTTGCAGCGGCTTCCGGCCTTTGCCTCGACCCGCCCCGACACTATTTATGTGATGGCTGGGGTTAACGATTTGAAGAATGGAGCCTCGAATGCAGAGGTCGTGAATAACTTGCGGCTGATCACCCAGCGCTTGCGGCAGCAGCACCCCGAGGCCCGCATTGTGGTGCACTCGATCTTGCCAACCCGGCTAGCAAATATCTCCTCGGCCCGAGTGCGGCTGTTAAACCAGCTGATTGGCTATGCTGTGCGGCATCAGGACGGAGAATTTTTGGACTTGCAGCCCCAGTTTACGGATACTCAAGGCAACTTGAGCCAGGATCTGACGACCGACGGCCTGCATTTAAACCCTCAGGGTTATCGGGTTTGGCAGATGACGATGCTGGCGATTTAA